In Falco peregrinus isolate bFalPer1 chromosome 9, bFalPer1.pri, whole genome shotgun sequence, the genomic stretch TGCGTCacgggggggcggcggcggcttcTTCAGCGGCGGCCGGAGGGGCCTGGGGCACCGTGATGGAGAGTGCGAGCCAGGGTAGGGCCGGCGGCTGCGCTCCGCTCCCCGGGGACGGGCCTTCGCCTCCCGCCGTCTGTGTGGCGGGGGGTCCCGGGGCAGCGCGGCCCTGAGGGGGGTGGGCTGGCCTgggttggccttggccttggcctgGCCTGCGAGGGGGTCGTAGGCGGCCCGGGATGGGGGGGCCGCCTCCGTGAGGCGGGGGTGggcccggggggctgggggctgccgtGCGGGTGAGCCCCCCAGGTAGCTAGGCTCGCCCCCCCGGGCTGTCGCGGGCCCCGGGGAGCTGAGCACCCGCTGCCTGGCGCTGGGCGGAGCAGCCGTTCTGGGCGCGCTGGGGTCGGTGCTTCTGTCGCTCCTGATCGATGCGCATGGAGGAAACTCCGCTGGgggtttctcttcctctttctgcagaGCCCCCTTCCTTCACCTTTCCTGTCAGACTGCCCGGGTTTGCATAACGTGCTTCGCTTGCTGGCTGCTTATCCTCTCTGCCCTCTGCTCCTTGTCTGTGACAGATATCAACCTTAACTCTCCCAACAAAGGTCTGCTGTCGGATGCCATGACAGATGTTCCAGTGGATAGCGTGGCTTCGGGCAGGACCTCCGTGCCCGAGGGGCTGACTCTGGCTGAAGAGGAGGAGTTGAGATCTGAGCTTGCCAAGGTAATGGGGAGCCAGTGTTTGCTGTGGGCGACCGCATTTGTGTCCTTTTGGGAAGGAGCAAACAGGAGTCACAGGAGCAGgacttgagggtttttttgctggcttctgtttgttttgttttgtttttttaaattttgcagtgGTGTTACCTTTGGATCTCTCAGCTAATTGTTAAAATGCACAAAGCTGGCAGATACTTCAAACACTGCGGTATGTTGTGTGCTCTTTCCCAGAGCAACTTACTTAAGAGCTCTAAGGAAGTAAGTGGCTTTTGATGCCTTGAGCTTTATCTAGGCTTTTAGCTCCATTTGAAGGGAGAAAACACTTTAGACAAGCGATATGTAAAAGAAACTCATTTTTCCTTAGGAAGCTGTAACAATGGAGCCTTAATGGGCTTTGTTTTTCTACCTCTttctcttaaatatttattatgctTTATAAGCAACTTTTTTTGGTGCCTATATGCTTTTGAAGACCTGAGGGTTTGTAGTGTGATAGCCTACACTTTGGGCACCTTTTGGGGTCTAAAGGTGAGTTTGTGATTTCTGTCTGAAATGTAGCTGAAGATAATCACAGCTGTTCTGTTGTCCTTTCTTTCATTAGAGAATCTTGTGGTGGTTCTCTGACTTGCAAGTTTTAGTGAGGGAGGACTTTGCTGCTCTGGGTGGTCACACAGATCTGGGTGAGCTGCAGTTAAAGTAGAAATGAACTCTCTCTGCTTGGAAGGAACACCAGAGTACTTTGTAAATGTTGTACAAAAGATCCCTGAGGAGAAACTCCTTGCTTTAATGACATCAGAGGAAAAGAATTGTAAAATGGAAGCCTTAGTTTAATGAAACTTGCAACAGATCTTTGTCTGCTGTTGAAATTACAATGCTAGGAATGAGTTCTGTTAATCTTTGTGCCATTAAGTTGCCAGTACAGTGTGGCTGTTTTCCCAATTGCAGTCTCATCTGTAGACCTCCTGTTCCAGCACAGTTTGTGGTCTGCATGTACCTGACATTCCCACCAATTCTTTAAATTAGTGCTAACAAAATCTTGCTGGTTTTGAGGGAGATGGAAAATCATCTTAATTTTCAGAATCTTGCTAAACTATGATTTCAGACAAAACTACCTCTCTCTCAGGTTGAAGAAGAAATTGGTACTCTCAGGCAAGTTCTGGCTGCTAAAGAGAGGCACTGTGGAGAGCTGAAGAGGAAGCTAGGTTTGACTCCCTTGGATGGGTTAAAGCAAAACCTGTCAAAAAGCTGGCATGATGTTCAAGTCTCCAATGCGTAAGTGTTGCTTGGGAtgcatgtttatttaaaataggaCCCTGTAGTAATTGTTTCCCAGAAGCGTGTTCCAGGGCTCTTCCAAGTGGCTGGAGGCTTTTTGCTTGATGGGTATATAGAGTAGAAGGCgcttaaaaaatattgtttctctTGTATGTCAGTGTCTTTATGTTGGCATAAACAGAACTTTCATATCTATTATGTTGATAAATTATTGCTGGATGCTCTTTCCCATGATGTTAGAGATTTAGACTGTCACTTAACAGTTCAGTTTTCCCATTTCTGCTCATTCTTTGAGACataggcagctgctgccttgttCTGAGCTCAGGCTCAACAAGAGGAGCAAGAAGTTTCAAAGCTCTGCTGCATGGTGCTAGTTCAGAAGCTGTTTCCTGAGTCTTACAGCTTGAACTAAAAACCCTGCACTTCCTAGGAAAAAACCTAATATTAGTGTGCACTATGCGTAGTCATCTATGCCTGAGGAAGACATGAAATTAGCCTGACTGTTCCTGTGTTAAGGGTGTGTTCCCTGCAATGCTTGACAGTGCCAAAAGGAGAGCCGAAGAGGTAAGTTTGACCCTGCAGTTGTGCTGGGGTGTAAGGGACTTTTGAGGCCCATAGAGATGCCATTCAGTTTAAAAAGTCGTGTGTAACTTAACTGGAATTTGGAGTTACTGACAGTGCTACTGCAGAGCAGATTGTTGAGCTGTTCATCTCGctgtttattcttttcctcatcttccCTCCCATATCCCTGCCCAACTTCTGTTATTCCTTTGTAACTGAAATCTGTGTCATTGTCTTCtaaaaaatgaatattaaagttaTATTCATTAACACTTTCTGTTTCTATAGTTATGTGAAAACATCTGAGAAACTTGGAGAGTGGAATGACAAAGTGACACAGTCTGACTTGTGAGTGCCTCGGGCTCCTCAGCAACACCTCCTTGCTCCTTGCTGCGTTCCCtgatctgtgctgctgcttgttctcACAGGCATCAGGGGTTGATTGGGAGCTGGAGGCGTGGTGAAGCAGGACTGTCATTAGCAGCATGCTTGGCTTCCAGCTATAAGTATCCCTCAGTTGCAGAGGAGATGAGTAAATGTTACTGCTATTGTCTCTTTCATAGTCTTGctattgcagaagaaaaattccaATCAGTTACCAGACCACACTTTATCaaaaaaaggggcaaaaaaTCAACCACAGTTTCCCTTTAGCCGGTCATTGGTAGGTTAGCCTGTTGTTACCAAATGCCTTATTAGTCAACCTCTATCTTTactgtgaaattatttctcttaCCATTGGATGTGATAGGAGTTGGTTTGGTTCTCTATGGCCACCCAGGAGAGAAGGTGCCTGAAGGCATTTACTTGTAGCTGGAAATAGGGGCAgtacaaatgcaaataaacataTTGGCTTTTGAAAGCCACCACGCAGTGGCTCTCCTGCACAGTGTGTGTGAACCTTTGTGCTGATCTCAACATGAGAAAGCCATGAGTTCTAGTCTTTGCTGTATATACAAGCAGGTAACAAACGTGGACAAAGAACATCTGGCAATTTTGTctctaaaatatattctttaattATATTAGATGTGAATCATTTCAATTCCTGGTGCATAGCTGAACGTGAGGGAGCCCTTGAATGTTTTCTGCACTGAACATTCTCCCCCTTCTATGTCTTGttgaaggaaaacattatttagcaaagaggaaaatgtgGATTAGGAGCATCCCAGCATTAGGCAAGATGGCACTGGCCTAATTGGGGAGAATTAATTCCTGGGTGACATGAATTGCCTCTGTCACCTGCTGAGCACTTCTGTGTGTTGTCCGAGGTGGTAGCAGACAATTTCTGTAGtacttgtatttgttttgtacCTCCAGTGTTAATTCTCACAATGCCTAAGGTACTGTTTTGTGTGTAGAGAAACATGATTTGTGAAgattagaaaatgaaattaagtttaAGTTTGTCCAGGTCATGCTATATTGGTAAAATACAGCTCTGGGTGTGGTAGTCACTTTTGTTTTTTGGCCTTGAGCTCAGTtcactgctctgtgcttttAATACATAGCCACCACACGTCATGTAGGAAGGGAGCAGAAGATGCCAAGTCTTTCAATTCCTGACACCTTCTAAACTGCTCTGTTTCTTGATGCTCTGTGTTTGAACGTGCTTAAGTAAGAAAGAAACTGGGGCTTGGGTGTTTCCCCACCTCTCAAACAACCactcttttccttctggttGTAACAGAGAAGGGGGGAAGCTATTGTCAGAGAAGTAAAGCCTATCATACTGTAAGTGTAAAGAGACATAAAGTGGAAAGTGTCAAAAGAAGCACCTGTAGTGAATCCTGGCACTGTATCTAACCTCCATTGTGTTTGTAGATATctttcagccagcagcacactGGAGGACTGGAATGAAAAATTAACTCAATCAGAAGCGTGAGTGTCTTAACCTTCAGCATTAACAAATGCTTTCGTGACAGTCTGCTGCCACTAATGTTCTGTGCCCCTGTTCAGTCCTCTGCTTTGACTAGATCTATTTAAACATTTCTCTCTTCtagctttcactttttttaactCAGTAAGGGCCTCTTCTGGGAGAGGAAGCTTTCTCTCAGGTCGCTATTTGAATGATTTCATTGCGGTCCAAGTGATGCTCTTCAGATGCCTACCTGCTGTCAGAGGAGAGCTGGCTGAAACCACTGGGTAGCTGAGACCTGTGTGCCACATGTTCTGTCTTCAGCTGGCAAGCTGTGCGAAAGCCAGGCTGACCTTTACTTGTTACCCTCAACAAGCTCTGTGGGGGGCAGgagcttttccttttgctgcagtacctgatgagaaaaataaagctgtagtGTCCAAGGCAGCTGTTCTGTCATGTTGGGAGCCCCAAATGGACTCTAACAGTTTAAACCTCACAGCTGTTAAACTCCAGTTGTTGGCTGCAAAGGTCTCTTAgctgtgttttcattaaatGCCTGAAATTAGATTCTCATCTGGACTAAATTATGGAAGTTGGCCTTTGTCCTTCTGTCTGCATCTTTCCCACGGTATGTAGGGCAGTCTTTCACAGTGATGCAGTGGGAGCAGGCAGGTAGTATCATTGTCTTCTGAGCTGATTTAAACCATGGTAAGGTAGGTCTTGGGTAAGCCAGCTCTTCCTGTTCTCTGGAGTGGGTATGAAATCCAATCCTTTGAGCTGGCTTGTTATTTGTCAGTGTGTGTGAATAGGTTTTCTTCATAGGATGGGTGAAAGATGAGCAGAGATAAAAAGTAGGAGTAACAGAAAAAACTTCAAAGTATGCAGGTCTACTTTCAATGTTCCATGTATGTTTTCTAGATTAAGAAGATGTAAATTGTCACTATTTACACTTGCTAAATAGAATGACCTTGGTTTTTACACTTGCTGACAGTGTGATGGATTCCAGCAGTGTTTAATCAGAGTTCCTCCCTGGGTGTGCCTGCTGGAATAGAAAACTTCTCCTCAGATCTGTTTCCTTGTACTTTATAAGCACCAGAAATGTGGCGGAAGTGTGTTTTTGTGGAGCACTTAAGGCCTGAATAGCTGTGGCTTGCTAgttttcctgcttgctttggCACTAGACAGAGTGACAATTCATGCTAACGAGGTAGATGCTGATAAAAATGGAGAGACGAGGGGGATTGAAAGGTAAAATTCCAGCAATGGTTTAGAAAACTGTCAGAATTTCTATTTCCTCTGTCTGAAGCTCAGTAAATGCAGAGTCAAGTTCAAGAAGTCCAGGGATGAGGTTTTATTCAtgtggtttgggatttttatgCAAATGTGTCCTCATTCCTgtttcagagctgctctgcattATAACTAACAAGTATCCTGACTGAACTGGGAATGGGCCTAACTCATGACCTTACGGGGCTTTTAAGCGCTGCTGAATTTCCTGGTAGTTCCCGTTCCTAGCCACAGAGCAATCGGCACAATCCATCCCCAGCTCCTGTTTTACTGTAACCGGGATGTGAGTGACTTAGCTGGTCTGTATACTTAGCCAGGCAGCACAAGTGATGGCTGGGTGAAAGCAAGTGAGAGGAACCTGATGTTAATGGATAAAGGAGAATTTGAGGGTGCAGGTCTGGCTCCTCCCTCCCAGGGTTTGTAGGAGAGGGGTGCAAAAAAGTACTTGATTATCACAAGATGAACATCACAGGGCAGAGAatttctgcagcctctgctgcagccagttGCCTGTTAGTAAAGCAAGGTATTAATCAGAGCTTGTATTTGTTACACTCAGGTTCGGATTATTCTGGTGTACTTTGTACTGGTGCTAAGGGAGGAAAGTGAGCGAGTGTGAATTTAAAGCCATGGTAAACCTGGCAGTGTCACTTGCAGGAGAGTAGTTGCAACTTCTAGGTCAGGGCTGGGCATGGTTAAGTTGCATTAAAGTCTTGTATAACTTGATCCCTGGTCGTCACAGATGCAGTTCCACATGTGTGTCTGATGGCAGTTCTGGGCTAAAGAGCTTCTCATCTCACTTCCCTGCACTTCCCTGGCTCTGCCTCCCGCATTGCAGCAGTGgaggggtgtgggtgtgtgagCTGTGGATGCAGGGCTAGAGTGGTGATCTgatctggctgctgctgtctggttttttgttcttccaaGTTTATATTTCAGCTGGATTGTTTCCTTGATCTGGATTACTGTGTCAGCACAAGCAGTTGTGCTGGCATTGTGAAGGAGCACACTGAGGCGGAAGGAGCAGCACTCGAGTAGCTGGATCTTCACTTACCTTAAGAAGACTGCTGTCAAGTGTGGAAAACACAATTGGAAAATCGGCCTTTGCTGAAGCTAGACATGATACCTGGAAGTCTGCAgtgtgtgcatggcatgctgGTGTCTTTTGAGTCTGTAAACCATTtctctcagtgctgctctggtgCTCAGTGCTGGTTCAAATTGAGTGCCAAGCAGACGTAGAGTCGGCACAATGTACTTTGGTGAGCACGAGGGCTTGGATGTTTCTGTTAGGCAGCTGTAAATCAAATCCCATGCCAAGACTTGGCCAGGTAGTAGCCTGGCGGCTGAAGGCAGGATTGAGATCCTCCTCTTCCAAAGCAGCTTTGGCTTTAGGGTTCAAACATCATTGTTGCAGTAGGCAGGCATGTGTAGGAGCAAGCAGTGTTGATGCTGACCAGTTCACTCCTAAATTGTTCCAGGATGATTACTGCTTGCAAAAGATTGTGCTGTGGGGAGAACAGTATTGAGGCATTGCTGTTGGGGCACGCAGATTCTTCTGGGGGTGCTGAATTCAAGAGGAATTGGTCTGAAAAATGTGTAGGTTATGGGAATTATCTTTCAGGAGCAGGAAGAGGGAAGGTAAAGCTGGTGTGGCTTTGCCCTGTTCTGCCTAAATCTTGTGTGCATTCTTCATTCAGAAGTACTTGATTTTGGTCTTAAAAAaagttcaaacaaaaaaaaaaaaccaacaagaaacCAGGATGTTGTAATTGGTTTTGCTTGAACCCAGTTCAGGTGCTGTAGTGCTGAATGAGATGTCAGTAAGTCAGCTGCCATGATGGTGCTTTTAGCCTTGGGAGGTCAGGTGTGAGTGAGTGTTAGGCTGTTTATAATGCCCTGCTCTGGAATACCCTAGTcgggcaaaaaaacccctcaagcTGAAATACTTGGAGTAAGAAAACTTGCCTTAAATTATTGAACTAGTTTTCCAGCCTGAGTCTGTCTTATTTTATAACTTGAAGAATGCCATAGATCTAGATGTTAATTGCCAACTGTGGAATAGCTTAGAGAGGATGAGTGAATGAAAGTGGCTCAAAGAATCTGTTCCTGTGATTAGTCTCatctggagaaaacaaaggttCTCAGGTGTCTGTCTTCTCCAGCTCTGGTATAAGCTCTGATGTAAGCAACTGACAAATATAGGCTGTCAGACATTTCTGAAGTATTGTGGTTAATGGTAACTGATAGGAAACTTCTCTACCAATTTATTTCTAAACTGTGGTTTTAGAGATAGTGCCAAttcctgcatatttttttctacacagTGATGTTAGTCTTGCCTTTTTCCTCCATAACCTAATACTACAACAAATGCTATAGCTTCTTCAAGGCTGCAAGGATATTATGGAATAGGTTCCTGGTCTTATTTTCCTCTCAAAGAGACCAACAGATAGTTGTAGAGCAAAGAGGATACTGTACTATGGTATTAGAGGTTCCACATGGaaattgggttttgttttggctggaatttttttccaaatgtttgtCAGATTGAAGAACATATGGTCAAAACAGTAAAGTGAGTGTATGGAAAGGCTAATCCTACACttgctgccttttttaaaaatttcaaaccTTTGAATATATGCAAGACTGGAAGGGGCTCTTTCAGTGAAGCCAGTGCTGCTCACTAACCTAGCTTCTTTCCTTTGGTACGGGTtccttttgcaaaatgaagggGGATGCTTCTTGCTTTCAGATCTTACCAGTTCAATGtgcaatatatttatttttttttctattcagttATAAGAAGACCCAGGAAACCCTTTCCCAGGCAGGACAGAAGACTTCAGCAGCCCTTTCCAATGTAGGTTCCGTTATCAGCAGGAAACTTGGTGACATGAGGTAAGACTTCTGTTTTGTGCTCTGATGCTTTGATCTAGGTTTCAAACAATAATGAGACTTTAGACAATAACTaggttttttccacttttctgctTAGCTGGCAGCATGTTACTGTTGGACTACCTTCTTTTCTGTGGCCCTGTACATCATAGTTTAGGACAGATTAAATGCTTAAGACTTTTTGATGGGATAAAACCTGTTCAAAGGCATTCAAGTTTGATTTGGCTTAGGAGAACTGACAGAATGTTTTTAGTGGCCTTCCCCCTTTTATTGTCATATGGTTACAAGTGCAGCTTTTAAATCATACATAAGAAACTTCTTAAAAGTTTGCCTTTTCCATTCATTACTGGATTATGGGTGTGTTTTCTCAGTGTTACTGCTTAGAATTAAAAGGGGTCATCACTCCTGTGCTCTGTTGTGCTTTAAAATGGGGTGAAGTCTGGATGGCTGCAGTTTTGAGCCCTGTGTGTTGACTTtctgcagagaagggcaacaTACCTTCCAGGCACAGTTATGTTGATTAGAAGGTACGTATTGATTCAGAAGATTGTGGCAATGTTAAATTTTTTCTTGTGGTTGGTGGTTATCTAGATTCCTTAAGCAGATGACTGCTGAAGTAATTGCAAATTTAAACCTCTCTGCATTGGAAAGTGGAGGGCTGGTTCCCTTGGTTGATGGCTGAGGCTCTTGCTCTGTGAGTTTCTCAGCCCTGCAAAGTTCAGGGTTAGAATTGGTGATTTAGCTTAAATTTCTGAAGGTCAGGTAAAGATTGCTTCCCTGTTAATGGTGACATCCAGGTTTTTCATGCAGAACAACTTGACCACATTTTTCTTGGAATTGAGAGCTAATTCCAAATATACAACTTATCTAGGTTACTAAGGAAGTATTTTTAGAGCTTGTATTTAACAACATGATGTATCAGACCTTGGATTGAATGGGTAGCTGTCATTCTTTGTAGGGAATTTCCTATTCCACTGTGGCTGGGAATATCCAAGTGGTAAGAACTTCTTGGCCTCTGATCACATAGTACTGATTTATTCCAGTTCTGTCTTCAGTGAGTTATTTACTGTGTTCCTGGAGGGTAACTTTTGGTGTTTTCAGTAGCTCTCTTCTCTGAATTTGGCCCAGGAAAGGCTTCCTACCCTTTCCAGTATTGAAGTTTTAACTTCTTTCCTGGAAACTGTATACTCTGCTGGAAGAAGAGATTACATGTAATCACAGTAGATCACAGATACTGGTACAAGATGTGGTGGTGACACATTTTGCTAAACTGATAAGCAAATGTGGTGCCAGACTTCTGCAATCCGGTCAGACAGTTGTGGCAAGGGGATGGGTACTGTGCTTCTTGGACCAAACGGGGAGCTCCCGAACCCATGCTGCCACCAGAAGAAGCTGTTTTGACAGACCTGGTCCTGCCTGTTTTCTCTTGGTTGGGGGAATTCAGTTCactgtgcagctgcagaaatgtttgtgCCATCCCAGGAGCAGATGATGGAGGGAAGGGATACCTGGCCGAGTGAAGAGTGTGCCCATCACTCCTGGTGACAGAGCTGGCCTGTCATGGTCATAGTGAAAACCAGCTGCATAGTCAGCTGGCCTACAAACAAGTCAGACCTTTGCAGCAATGGTATTGCTCAGCATTAATCACCAATTTAAATGTCTGCATTCCTTTTTATAGCTCATACCTTGGGTGATGTATTATGAAATAGAGGCAGCTTCTGTCTTACACTTGAGAATCCCTGCCAAAGTTATTTCAGCAGGGTTTGCTTTATATATGTGGCCCTGTGGGGAACAcagtaatgatttatttttttctttttaagacttTCGGTTTTTCAGTGTGTGTATAAACAGACTTGTCTCCTGTGCTGCATTCAAGTCTTGATATTTCTGATTCTGAATAAGGTTTAACTTGGAGCATGAGTTTTTGCAGGAACTATCCCACTTTTACCCTTGCCAGGTGAAACTCGTGATTGCTGTTCTGATATGTGATCAGAGCTAACAAGGAGTGAAGTCTGTTGCATTGTTGTGATCACTTCTCTGAACAAGTGGAGATGATCTGTGTTCCCAGAGAATCTGTTACAGGCCTTGTAGCCTACACTGCAACCTCTGTTACTGTACTCctgggtgttttttcttcttgcaccACAAATTCACTTGTAAAGCAAGCTTATTTtccatcactggaagtgttGAGATAACAGAAGGGATTTCCTTGTTTGGTCAGCCTTCACCGGTTGATAAATGTGAGGAAGGCACGATGAATGGGACAAATGCCTCCTATACACAGAGGGCATAGTCATAATTCCATCAAAGATGCTTGGACCAAAATGCTATTAAAGACAAGTAATGTGTCTCTGGGTGAAGTCTTTGGGTTGCTGTAGTCTggtcaaaaaaaatattaaatgttataGGTGTGGATTGTAAGGAGACATTGTGAAGTTAATGTGGTGACTATGTGCTAACTCTGTTAATGCTGTTGCTCTATTAGATTGCCTTGAGGGGAGAAAATGGAGCTTAATTAGTGGGTGGGATTTTTTCAAATCTTGGCCAATTCATCTTTCTCCTGTTATCTCCACTTAGAGTTAAAAAGTAAATTGGCTTTTAGATACTCTGTTCCTGCATTTTACTGATCCCAGTAAACTGcaaaattgaaaatgttttctttttgttcagtttgctttgtggttttttgtgtcTAGCAATACACTTCATGTTGTCTGAGGTTTGCTGCTGTACATAATACTACAAGCACATTTACTATGAAATGTTAGCCTGAGCCCCAAAGGTGCCTGCAAATTCCTGAATTTACATAAAACTTAAATCCttatgaaaggaggaaaagggttACTGCTAAGTCCAGGCCAAGATACTGAACAAACAACCTAGTGCTTGTGGTGTTGCATACAGAGTAGCATGGTGCATAGACACGTGTCATCTGTGGTGTTCTCCTTTAAGCAAGAGTAAGTagaaagttaatttattttgcgTGCAAAGACAGCATTTCAAGGAGTCTACCCTGCCAAAGAGCTGACTTGGATGCATGGGGAAATGAAACCACAGTCTCTGATGTCTTAGCTCTGGCTGTAAGGAAAAGCCCTTGTGCTCCTTGCCAAGTACTTCACATCCAACTTGCCATGACTGCttcctgctgcagaagtgaaagTTATATTTAAGTGCAATAAAACACTCCTGCTGGTAGGAGAAGCTCCTCTGGAGCATCCTGGTAATCTTACTGTTAGAAGTAAGAAACCTTGGTCTGTTATTTCAGACTACTGAGGTGCTACTGCATTATTGCAGAATCACACATGGAAATCTGGTAACCTGGTGGGGGAATGGCTTGCCTTGAAACCTAAAAATGGGCAGCTAGGTTATGGGGTAAACATGATACCTCTTGTCCAGATGCTCTTATCTTTATTATGCTGAGATGTGTTTGTTCTCTGAGCTGTAACTTTGAGGCTGGGCAAGGTAATGTGCAGGTATCTATTGCAGGTTCCCGTTACAGAAGTTCTCAACCAGAAGTCCTGGCAATGCTGTCTTTGTGTGAGAGCTCATGGGGAGGGGAATGGGGGAAGGAGGTATCTTTATTGAATTAGCTACTGCTTGGTAAAACCCTCAGTTTAGGAAAACAtactcctaaaaaaaaaatcacatgaaagCAATGGATGGGGGtaggtaaaatattttgatttgttgTTGCACACCcactcctttccctccccagcaccctggctcTAAGTTGCTGTAGGTGCTGTTATTGTTCTCTGAAAAATGTCTTAGCTTGGCTTGAgttaataaaaagcaattacttttttgcttgcttctgtaatttattttgagaGGCTTCCTCCTTAGTAGTTGACATTGTTACAGAATCATTGGACAGCAATGTCCCTGCTTAGTTGCCCTGCATTTAGTGTTTGGATCTGTACAAGTGTCTGACtgttgcttcctttttctttctgctgctggtggcttcTCCCAGGGCTCACCCTTTCTCGCATTCCTTTAGGTAAGATACTGGTCAAGGCCGCTAAAAGAGCACTCGTTTCTGTGCCAGGCCCTTGCAGATGTTACAGGGGAAGCTGATTATTTAAGCCTTGCCTACCCTTTTGACAGATTGAGAAACCTACCACAAACCAAAGCTTTGCAATTGACTCTTGTATCACGCTGCAGTTTGCAGTTAAATGCTTGTGCTTACTGTCCTACGTCTAAGTTCTGGGCTGCAGCTGTTAAATAAGGGAAGAGAGGGCTGGCTCTTACCACTTTGGTTTCCACAGCAGCCTGTGTGTGGACAGTAAGTGCTTAAGAACCAGAGGTACACTGCTTTTGTGTGGTGTCAGTATAAAATTGTCATTTAACCTTTTCCTCCTTATTCTGAATGCTTCCGAGTAGCAGTTACTCCATCCGCCACTCGATAAGTATGCCAGCGATGAGGTAATGTAGCAAGTACCCGTGTCTCCTGAGTGGGATGGTGGGAGCGTACAGCTGACTCtgttgctgtgggttttttttgttgtcctgGTTTGCACAACTGGTTCCCTTCTTAAGCAGACCCCACTCAGAGTATGGGGTAACCACAGTCTCTGGCCTGAGTAGGTCAGGGTGGGTTTCTCACACGATCTCTTCTTAGGGCTGTTGGTACCTGTGGTGTTCTGGGACAGTTCAGTCCTCCTCTTGCAATGTACAGCATCGCCGTTGCTAATACTGGGATGAATCCTGACCTGAACCCTCTGTCTCCAGCCTGGAAGCTCAGCACCCTTCCCGGCATGCAGTTGGGGTACAGTTGGGTGCATTGCAGGAGAAAGGACTGCCAGGGCTGGACGAGGCCCACAGAAgccctctctttctctgttcaTCCTCGTTCCAGATAGATGGAGGTTATTTTATGGCTGCAAACAGAAAGTGattctttgaaacaaaaactgAGATGAGGGTAGTCATCTCCCAGTGCTCCTGCAGCCTAGCCTGGGGAAAGCAGCTCTGTATGAGTAACTGCCTGGTCTGAATGCCTGGTACAAAGCACTCCCCGGGAATCATTTGTAAGCAAGGAAGCTTGTTAGGTTGTCAAACAATTGACCTGGTTTCCTTTGCTAGAAATATGAAATCCTCTAATTTATTACACCTTGGTTTTTGTGAGCATTTCCCAATGCAGATGGCCGCTCCTGTAGTAATAAACCTGTGCATAGGTACAGGCACGTGGCCCTTGCTCTTCTT encodes the following:
- the TPD52L2 gene encoding tumor protein D54 isoform X13 gives rise to the protein MESASQDINLNSPNKGLLSDAMTDVPVDSVASGRTSVPEGLTLAEEEELRSELAKVEEEIGTLRQVLAAKERHCGELKRKLGLTPLDGLKQNLSKSWHDVQVSNAYLSASSTLEDWNEKLTQSEAYKKTQETLSQAGQKTSAALSNVGSVISRKLGDMRNSATFKSFEDRVGTIKSRVVGSRENSTDGLHSPSGAGDKPPQDNAPF
- the TPD52L2 gene encoding tumor protein D54 isoform X11, yielding MESASQDINLNSPNKGLLSDAMTDVPVDSVASGRTSVPEGLTLAEEEELRSELAKVEEEIGTLRQVLAAKERHCGELKRKLGLTPLDGLKQNLSKSWHDVQVSNAYKKTQETLSQAGQKTSAALSNVGSVISRKLGDMRAHPFSHSFSSYSIRHSISMPAMRNSATFKSFEDRVGTIKSRVVGSRENSTDGLHSPSGAGDKPPQDNAPF
- the TPD52L2 gene encoding tumor protein D54 isoform X14, coding for MESASQDINLNSPNKGLLSDAMTDVPVDSVASGRTSVPEGLTLAEEEELRSELAKVEEEIGTLRQVLAAKERHCGELKRKLGLTPLDGLKQNLSKSWHDVQVSNAYKKTQETLSQAGQKTSAALSNVGSVISRKLGDMSSYSIRHSISMPAMRNSATFKSFEDRVGTIKSRVVGSRENSTDGLHSPSGAGDKPPQDNAPF
- the TPD52L2 gene encoding tumor protein D54 isoform X15 is translated as MESASQDINLNSPNKGLLSDAMTDVPVDSVASGRTSVPEGLTLAEEEELRSELAKVEEEIGTLRQVLAAKERHCGELKRKLGLTPLDGLKQNLSKSWHDVQVSNAYKKTQETLSQAGQKTSAALSNVGSVISRKLGDMRNSATFKSFEDRVGTIKSRVVGSRENSTDGLHSPSGAGDKPPQDNAPF
- the TPD52L2 gene encoding tumor protein D54 isoform X10, which gives rise to MESASQDINLNSPNKGLLSDAMTDVPVDSVASGRTSVPEGLTLAEEEELRSELAKVEEEIGTLRQVLAAKERHCGELKRKLGLTPLDGLKQNLSKSWHDVQVSNAYVKTSEKLGEWNDKVTQSDFYKKTQETLSQAGQKTSAALSNVGSVISRKLGDMSSYSIRHSISMPAMRNSATFKSFEDRVGTIKSRVVGSRENSTDGLHSPSGAGDKPPQDNAPF
- the TPD52L2 gene encoding tumor protein D54 isoform X12, translated to MESASQDINLNSPNKGLLSDAMTDVPVDSVASGRTSVPEGLTLAEEEELRSELAKVEEEIGTLRQVLAAKERHCGELKRKLGLTPLDGLKQNLSKSWHDVQVSNAYVKTSEKLGEWNDKVTQSDFYKKTQETLSQAGQKTSAALSNVGSVISRKLGDMRNSATFKSFEDRVGTIKSRVVGSRENSTDGLHSPSGAGDKPPQDNAPF
- the TPD52L2 gene encoding tumor protein D54 isoform X5 is translated as MESASQDINLNSPNKGLLSDAMTDVPVDSVASGRTSVPEGLTLAEEEELRSELAKVEEEIGTLRQVLAAKERHCGELKRKLGLTPLDGLKQNLSKSWHDVQVSNAYLSASSTLEDWNEKLTQSEAYKKTQETLSQAGQKTSAALSNVGSVISRKLGDMREFPIPLWLGISKWAHPFSHSFSSYSIRHSISMPAMRNSATFKSFEDRVGTIKSRVVGSRENSTDGLHSPSGAGDKPPQDNAPF
- the TPD52L2 gene encoding tumor protein D54 isoform X2 — encoded protein: MESASQGLLSDAMTDVPVDSVASGRTSVPEGLTLAEEEELRSELAKVEEEIGTLRQVLAAKERHCGELKRKLGLTPLDGLKQNLSKSWHDVQVSNAYVKTSEKLGEWNDKVTQSDLYLSASSTLEDWNEKLTQSEAYKKTQETLSQAGQKTSAALSNVGSVISRKLGDMREFPIPLWLGISKWAHPFSHSFSSYSIRHSISMPAMRNSATFKSFEDRVGTIKSRVVGSRENSTDGLHSPSGAGDKPPQDNAPF